A DNA window from Drosophila virilis strain 15010-1051.87 chromosome 4, Dvir_AGI_RSII-ME, whole genome shotgun sequence contains the following coding sequences:
- the l(2)k09022 gene encoding HEAT repeat-containing protein 1 homolog isoform X2, which translates to MTTSLAQQLQNLAAPQTSVTLADARSRASILFNPKEAATKDRRAIYEIGLSGLLELTAFNPTFKEFQLTLFDEATLTLERAVEQSDVNKLLDASIAKFLRLLSPYFLLRPAHMCFEWLLRRFQVHEYNRQEVMALIMPYHETNTFVQVLQTMRLRQSDEDWFWLRRLQRPGVPLSKTAIVNRAASVPAFLSFICCSTRKAVKELGPRAHQLQAQLNFYATVVVGALQTAKPLEDWHIATILESLLKGLVSDTVDYVAASYVIVAQLVSRTKLKTKVCDALLERVANCTFERLHTTALLLLIWIHDKQQAAKPQFTPKTMLNLVCQKWLITALASLAKENIAIQAICMPLMRGAVAAIREGDAATASHQQFLDSLLADVPFSKPTAQQLINCFLDTFVDVEAEHESTPMDTNSNEDEEDTIIIDSDDEMMPAKTNFHTWYTEFLEKLERRYPEAFDLSVKAALSAKSNTSNRQKALKLALGFRLNTNDEKAKRAYEKLYHYSADWRLAAVQQLLQNLKVAKRRERSYRLLQECLPDRIKDDSPAVVSALLTLPTVDFVEMMGAAIFAQTLCELLQRAQQQRGTQWDAVVPQVVQHLTTAAVSDNYDTNLLLLALMPYLFPCDALNAREHAALLIILSSNFASKLPFLGQLEVSTEHGEFNVWQHRKKFLDVIANVTQAGKQQLALLESVEQHGGVAYLRGEASQLTHLLLLLTAYAKRELTTAESLHMLQRVGVYTQGFQFRLTKENASHANGNKNHVPLQLYADFLQTVAKNTKFSELATLPWTELSEELRLCLLLLDTLSSRVYAEQCAPAERKEWTRALKDCLNHMLPEAHQKLDFLCNFYVYETLPELYGNAEDYALLRVRGFQLLQALLRTRPAVVSCSLLHVLRIANACNSPLQTLRQQALATLQLLELTQLEPHVAHLVECLLRRQSELCMDHEQYALILHTILQSSKCTPREKLLLAKLRRTLLELVCDVTQPAICTASLLRALKHMNNETLLTALLPLGEAALRAASRHDASKDTSQLAQLNWPYSDIYCAVIERFEGAVGLGVLKHQPAAWQLLEASFKQHTTYVQLEQKLQPLPCVLLNSLTPETYEQLQSQHKVKLLQLIVEAATASDNDSIFLAAHRLLKRCSIECQPLIGMLASMCSKSTRIIPAKQPERRRGQPNTKLDLTCVTWKQGMTLLELLEHKKQLVGAEQLIPSLFELLQLCLQLEEHSAAEYPKQLILSSLLHCCDVSQAAGVQLSKVLPESCFRIEQVVQCLRNTQNPQTQQHALLFLTRCAALYPQQVLHKIVEIFTFVGSTVARHDDAFSLHIIKNVVETIVPTLLLQSGAQRDRLVIAVLKVFADICTDVPVHRRLPLYDTLFRVLDPRQHLWQFLCIIFESQMLLEQTPAQSGKPTKSLDKSRVEFARELTLMFEQPEIILDTCIQLLDYLAKLPINKETQSQVPAAGNNISPEQQLFDVRTRSFKQLRHYKYLIMDYLSGLSSAVEFQAKLGSPRTQQLEQLRPLYQNFILKTLAYVGVVNNALQLATGSASPSLEKYWRVLANHVHDVLDNAIGLLSPEYFLNVITELLQHELIYVRIKVLELLVTKLTPPSDYFAQSQAAHFGVLFEPLGAIIDGVLDTTGGSNAQQAQLQQTALHAMQLLAHRHGRDYVEECRTLLAKLTRITKRRANVPKAVVGNVVLTLVEICGSIKAHALAQLPKFAPQLTELLKEQVQLLLTQRQAPDYVCSALVTVMCLYKTLSPFH; encoded by the exons ATGACAACGTCATTGGCTCAACAGCTACAAAACTTGGCTGCGCCGCAAACGTCGGTTACGTTAGCGGATGCACGCAGTCGTGCCTCAATATTATTCAATCCAAAGGAGGCAGCCACCAAAGACAGACGCGCCATTTACGAGATCGGGCTGAGCGGCCTGCTGGAGTTGACTGCCTTTAATCCAACGTTCAAGGAGTTCCAGTTGACGCTCTTCGATGAGGCCACACTCACGCTGGAGCGCGCCGTGGAGCAGTCGGATGTTAACAAGTTGCTCGATGCTTCAATTGCGAAATTTTTGCGTCTCTTGTCGCCTTATTTTCTGTTGCGCCCGGCGCACATGTGCTTTGAGTGGCTGTTGCGCCGCTTCCAGGTGCACGAGTACAACCGGCAGGAGGTGATGGCTCTGATAATGCCCTACCATGAGACAAACACATTTGTGCAGGTGCTACAGACAATGCGACTGCGCCAATCGGACGAGGATTGGTTCTGGCTGCGTCGACTGCAGCGACCCGGCGTGCCGCTCTCCAAGACGGCCATAGTAAATCGTGCAGCGAGCGTGCCTGCCTTCCTCAGCTTCATCTGCTGCAGCACACGCAAGGCGGTCAAGGAGCTGGGTCCGCGTGCTCATCAGCTTCAAGCGCAGCTGAATTTCTATGCCACCGTTGTGGTGGGCGCCCTGCAGACGGCCAAGCCGCTCGAGGACTGGCACATTGCCACCATACTGGAGTCGCTACTCAAGGGCCTTGTCTCAGACACCGTAGACTATGTGGCCGCCTCGTACGTGATTGTGGCCCAGCTCGTCTCGCGCACCAAGCTCAAGACAAAGGTCTGTGATGCTTTACTCGAGCGTGTGGCCAATTGCACCTTCGAGCGCCTGCACACgacggcgctgctgctgctcatctgGATACACGACAAGCAACAGGCGGCAAAGCCGCAATTCACGCCGAAAACCATGCTAAATCTGGTCTGCCAGAAATGGCTAATAACCGCATTGGCCTCGCTGGCCAAGGAGAACATTGCCATTCAAGCTATTTGCATGCCCCTAATGCGCGGCGCCGTGGCTGCCATACGCGAGGGAGATGCCGCCACAGCTTCACATCAGCAGTTCCTCGACAGTCTGTTGGCTGATGTGCCCTTCTCCAAGCCCACCGCTCAGCAGCTTATCAA ttgTTTTCTGGACACTTTTGTGGACGTGGAAGCTGAGCATGAATCCACGCCCATGGACACTAACTCAAATGAGGATGAAGAGGATACTATTATCATTGATTCAGATGACGAAATGATGCCAGCCAAGACCAATTTCCACACTTGGTACACAGAGTTTCTGGAGAAACTAGAACGTCGCTATCCGGAGGCCTTTGACTTGAGCGTGAAGGCGGCCCTAAGTGCCAAATCCAATACGAGCAATCGGCAGAAGGCCTTAAAACTGGCATTGG GCTTTCGACTCAACACAAACGACGAGAAGGCAAAACGGGCATATGAGAAACTCTACCATTACAGCGCTGATTGGCGCTTGGCCgcagtgcagcagctgctgcagaacCTGAAAGTGGCCAAGCGGCGGGAGCGCAGCTATCGCCTGCTGCAGGAGTGCCTACCCGATCGGATCAAGGACGATAGCCCGGCTGTGGTCTCGGCGCTGCTCACGCTGCCCACCGTAGACTTTGTAGAGATGATGGGCGCCGCAATCTTTGCCCAGACGCTGtgcgagctgctgcagcgtgCTCAGCAGCAACGCGGGACGCAATGGGATGCGGTGGTGCCGCAAGTGGTGCAGCATCTGACCACAGCTGCAGTGAGCGACAATTACGATACaaatctgctgctgctggccttGATGCCCTATCTGTTTCCCTGCGATGCCCTCAACGCCAGGGAGCATGCCGCCTTGCTAATCATATTGAGCAGCAATTTCGCCAGCAAGCTGCCATTTCTGGGGCAGCTGGAGGTGAGCACGGAACATGGCGAGTTCAATGTGTGGCAGCATCGCAAAAAGTTTCTCGATGTTATCGCCAATGTGACGCAGGCGGGCAAACAACAGCTGGCGCTGCTCGAGAGCGTGGAGCAGCATGGCGGCGTTGCCTACCTGCGCGGCGAGGCGTCCCAGCTGACgcacctgctgctgttgctcacGGCCTATGCGAAACGTGAGCTGACCACCGCTGAAAGTTTGCACATGCTGCAGCGCGTGGGCGTCTACACGCAAGGATTTCAGTTTCGTCTGACCAAGGAGAACGCCAGCCACGCCAACGGCAATAAAAATCATGTGCCGCTACAGCTCTACGCGGACTTTCTACAAACCGTGGCCAAGAATACAAAGTTCAGCGAGCTCGCGACGCTGCCCTGGACAGAGTTAAGCGAGGAGCTGCGcctgtgcctgctgctgctggacacGCTGAGCAGTCGGGTTTATGCAGAGCAGTGTGCGCCCGCCGAACGCAAAGAATGGACGCGCGCGCTCAAGGATTGTCTGAATCATATGCTGCCCGAGGCGCACCAAAAACTGGATTTCCTATGCAACTTTTATGTATACGAGACGCTGCCCGAGCTGTATGGAAATGCCGAGGACTATGCGCTGTTGCGCGTGCGCGGCttccagctgctgcaggcGCTGCTGCGAACGCGCCCGGCTGTGGTCAGCTGCAGCCTGTTGCACGTGCTGCGCATCGCCAATGCCTGCAATTCGCCGCTGCAAACTTTGCGCCAACAGGCGCTGGCCACGCTTCAGCTGCTCGAGCTCACGCAGCTGGAGCCACATGTGGCCCATCTGGTCGAATGTCTGCTGCGACGCCAGAGCGAACTATGCATGGATCACGAACAATACGCGCTCATCCTGCACACTATATTGCAGAGCAGCAAATGCACTCCGCGCgagaagctgctgctggccaagctGCGTCGCACGCTGCTGGAGCTGGTCTGCGATGTGACACAACCGGCCATATGCACCGCCTCGCTGCTGCGGGCACTGAAACACATGAACAACGAGACGCTGCTGAcggcgctgctgccgctgggcgAGGCAGCGCTGCGGGCGGCATCCAGGCACGATGCCAGCAAGGACACATCGCAGCTGGCGCAGCTGAACTGGCCATATAGCGACATCTACTGCGCTGTCATCGAACGCTTCGAAGGCGCCGTCGGCTTGGGCGTTCTCAAGCACCAGCCCGCCGCCTGGCAGCTGCTGGAGGCGAGCTTCAAGCAGCACACGACTTATGTGCAGCTGGAGCAGAAGTTGCAGCCGCTGCCCTGCGTGCTGCTCAATTCGCTGACGCCGGAGACCTACGAGCAGCTGCAGAGCCAGCATAAGGtgaagctgctgcagcttatTGTGGAGGCGGCCACTGCATCCGACAACGATAGCATCTTTCTGGCGGCCCATCGTCTGCTCAAGCGCTGCAGCATCGAGTGTCAGCCCCTGATTGGCATGCTGGCCAGCATGTGCAGCAAGAGCACGCGCATCATTCCGGCCAAGCAGCCGGAGCGACGCCGTGGCCAGCCAAATACCAAACTGGATTTGACCTGTGTGACCTGGAAGCAGGGCATGACGCTGCTCGAGCTGCTGGAACACAAGAAACAGCTGGTGGGCGCCGAGCAGCTGATACCCTCGCTCtttgagctgctgcagctgtgcctGCAGCTGGAGGAGCACAGCGCTGCCGAATATCCCAAACAACTGATTCTCTCGAGCCTGCTGCACTGCTGCGACGTGTCGCAGGCGGCCGGCGTCCAACTGTCTAAGGTGCTGCCCGAGTCCTGTTTCCGCATCGAGCAGGTGGTCCAATGTCTGCGCAACACACAAAATCCGCAAACGCAACAGCATGCGCTGCTCTTCCTTACACGCTGCGCCGCCCTGTATCCGCAGCAGGTGCTGCACAAGATAGTCGAGATCTTTACGTTCGTGGGCTCTACGGTGGCGCGCCACGACGACGCCTTCAGTCTGCACATTATCAAGAACGTGGTGGAGACCATTGTGCCCACGCTCCTGCTGCAGTCTGGCGCACAGCGCGATCGCCTAGTCATTGCCGTGCTGAAGGTGTTTGCGGATATATGCACGGATGTGCCGGTGCATCGTCGCCTGCCGCTCTACGACACGCTCTTTCGTGTGCTCGATCCCCGCCAGCATCTGTGGCAATTTCTGTGCATCATTTTCGAGTCGCAAATGCTGCTGGAACAGACGCCCGCACAGTCGGGCAAGCCGACCAAATCCTTGGACAAGTCGCGCGTGGAGTTTGCCCGCGAGCTAACACTGATGTTCGAGCAGCCCGAGATCATACTGGACACGTGCATACAGCTGCTCGACTATCTGGCCAAGCTGCCCATCAACAAGGAGACGCAGAGCCAAGTCCCGGCAGCCGGCAACAACATCTCACCCGAACAGCAGCTGTTCGATGTGCGCACGCGCAGCTTCAAGCAGCTGCGACACTATAAATACCTCATCATGGACTATCTGTCCGGGCTGAGCAGCGCCGTAGAGTTCCAGGCCAAACTAGGCAGCCCCAGgacgcagcagctggagcagctgcggCCACTCTATCAAAACTTTATACTCAAGACACTTGCCTATGTGGGCGTGGTCAATAATGCACTGCAATTGGCGACGGGCTcggcgtcgccgtcgctggAGAAATATTGGCGCGTGCTGGCGAATCATGTGCACGATGTACTGGACAATGCGATTGGGCTGCTCTCGCCCGAGTATTTCCTCAATGTGATCAcagagctgctgcagcacgaGCTGATCTATGTGCGCATCAAGGTGCTCGAGCTGCTGGTCACCAAACTGACGCCACCCAGCGATTACTTTGCCCAGTCCCAGGCGGCGCACTTTGGTGTGCTCTTCGAGCCGCTGGGCGCCATCATTGACGGCGTGCTGGACACCACGGGCGGCAGCAATGCTCAGCaggcgcagctgcagcagacgGCCCTGCACGCCATGCAGCTGCTGGCCCATCGCCATGGACGCGACTATGTCGAGGAGTGTCGCACACTGCTGGCCAAGCTGACGCGCATCACCAAGCGACGCGCCAATGTGCCCAAGGCTGTCGTCGGCAATGTGGTGCTCACCCTTGTCGAGATTTGCGGCAGCATCAAGGCGCACGCCCTGGCCCAGCTGCCCAAGTTTGCGCCACAGCTAACCGAATTGCTCAAGGAAcaggtgcagctgctgctaacCCAACGACAAGCGCCCGACTATGTCTGCTCCGCACTGGTTACAG